In Mucilaginibacter celer, one DNA window encodes the following:
- a CDS encoding NAD(P)/FAD-dependent oxidoreductase, with translation MQTSFRLSALSFQLKKKMAKVLIIGGGIVGLSSAYYLQKAGHEVTVIDKSDMKDNCSYGNAGMIVPSHFIPLATPGMVAQGIRWMFNSKSPFYVRPSLNPQLVSWGLQFLKKANNAHVEHSATPLTELSLLSKKLYEDLSKEPGFDFDLVEKGILMFYKTEKALEEEAHMAEKGRELGLDMAVLSVAECKALQPDLELDVLGAVHYRCDAHLSPNKLMAALLAYLKNAGVKLITNKEVTKIETAGGKVSCVLSHNEEFTADEYVIATGSWSPAVGKLLGLNIVLMPGKGYSFNVKDEKQTIQIPALLAEARVAITPMNGGLRYGGTMELDKINNRINMNRVKGIVESVPKYFPDLKPAVPAEKEIWFGFRPSSADGLPYIGRSRKYNNVTVATGHGMMGLSLGAATGLLTSEIISGKPTSISIDAFAPERK, from the coding sequence ATACAAACAAGCTTTCGGCTTTCCGCCTTAAGCTTTCAGCTCAAAAAGAAAATGGCAAAAGTGCTCATTATAGGCGGGGGGATAGTTGGTTTGAGTTCCGCATATTATTTACAAAAGGCAGGGCATGAGGTTACCGTAATTGATAAAAGCGACATGAAGGATAACTGCTCGTATGGCAACGCCGGCATGATCGTTCCAAGCCATTTTATACCACTGGCTACACCCGGCATGGTTGCACAGGGTATCAGGTGGATGTTTAACAGCAAAAGCCCTTTTTATGTGCGCCCCTCGTTAAACCCGCAATTGGTTTCGTGGGGATTACAGTTTTTAAAAAAAGCCAACAATGCCCATGTTGAGCATTCGGCCACGCCCTTAACGGAATTGTCGCTGCTTAGTAAAAAGCTTTATGAAGATCTGAGCAAAGAGCCCGGTTTTGATTTCGACCTGGTTGAAAAAGGCATCCTCATGTTTTACAAAACCGAAAAGGCACTTGAAGAAGAAGCCCACATGGCCGAAAAGGGTAGGGAACTTGGTTTGGATATGGCCGTGTTAAGTGTAGCCGAATGTAAAGCCCTGCAACCTGATCTGGAATTGGATGTTTTGGGTGCCGTACATTACCGTTGCGACGCCCATTTATCTCCCAATAAATTAATGGCTGCTTTATTGGCTTATCTCAAAAATGCGGGTGTAAAACTGATTACTAACAAAGAGGTAACCAAAATTGAAACTGCAGGTGGCAAGGTGAGCTGCGTATTATCGCATAATGAAGAATTTACTGCCGATGAGTATGTTATCGCCACAGGCTCATGGTCGCCGGCCGTGGGTAAATTATTGGGATTGAATATTGTGTTGATGCCGGGAAAAGGTTATTCATTTAATGTAAAAGATGAAAAGCAAACCATACAGATCCCCGCATTGCTGGCGGAGGCACGTGTAGCCATCACCCCGATGAATGGCGGTTTACGCTATGGCGGCACTATGGAGTTGGATAAGATCAACAACCGCATCAACATGAACCGTGTGAAAGGTATTGTTGAATCTGTACCGAAATATTTCCCGGATTTAAAACCTGCTGTTCCGGCCGAGAAGGAGATCTGGTTTGGTTTCAGGCCTTCGTCTGCTGATGGCTTGCCTTATATCGGTCGTAGCAGAAAATACAATAATGTTACGGTTGCAACCGGGCATGGTATGATGGGCCTGAGCCTTGGCGCTGCGACAGGTTTGTTGACCAGTGAAATTATCTCGGGCAAGCCTACAAGCATTTCTATAGATGCTTTCGCGCCGGAGAGGAAATAA
- a CDS encoding DUF885 family protein produces MIKNLKGHVVSLAAIALLIPAFNANAQTAVPASIYEQSSEMAGTIIQYGQDMNAVHDFYSPYSVNEHAEYQYKINVLNSPEQRKRLLETDNDYLKKLEQVDFNAMSIYGKVDYILLKKRINYDIDDLKKEGEQYAQITKYLSCADGIYNLEKLRRRGTFVAGQKVAASLDTVLKQIKADTAAINKVANIDMPLARMLKEALLGLKGRLRDFYGFYNTFDPAFTWWVPEPYKAVNNALQAYADQALAKGKVNTTQKPDASGIKGVPIGREDLIRQLRTEMIPYTPEELIALANKEFAWCDKEMLKASQEMGFGNDWKKALEKVKNSYVPVGHQPELIVKLYNDALSFIKQRDLITIPPLAEETWGMVMMSPERQLVNPFFTGGKEISISYPTNTMAAGDKLMSMRGNNPYFSRGTVQHELIPGHNLQYFMNSRYKAYRQDFSTPFATEGWALYWELLLYDKGFAQTPEERVGMLFWRMHRCARIIFSLNYHLGKWTPQQCIDFLIDRVGHEKANAEGEVRRSFEGGYSPLYQVAYLTGGLQIMSLKRELVDSGKMSYKQFHDAVMKENLIPIEMIRATLTNQSLTRDFSTSWKFYDFGK; encoded by the coding sequence GTGATTAAAAACTTAAAGGGACATGTTGTGTCCTTAGCAGCCATTGCTTTGCTTATTCCGGCGTTTAATGCCAATGCCCAAACTGCCGTTCCGGCAAGTATTTACGAACAATCCAGCGAAATGGCGGGTACCATTATTCAATACGGGCAGGATATGAATGCCGTACATGATTTTTATTCGCCCTACAGCGTTAATGAGCATGCTGAATATCAGTATAAGATCAATGTGCTTAACTCGCCCGAACAGCGTAAGCGTTTGCTGGAGACTGATAATGATTACCTTAAAAAACTGGAGCAGGTTGATTTTAATGCGATGAGCATTTATGGTAAGGTGGATTATATCCTGCTCAAAAAACGTATCAACTATGATATCGATGACCTGAAAAAAGAGGGCGAACAATACGCACAGATCACCAAATACCTGAGCTGCGCCGATGGCATCTACAACCTTGAAAAACTCCGCCGCCGCGGAACATTTGTTGCTGGGCAGAAGGTAGCCGCCTCGCTCGATACCGTTCTGAAACAGATAAAAGCCGATACTGCTGCAATAAATAAAGTAGCCAATATTGATATGCCCCTGGCCCGGATGCTAAAAGAAGCTTTGCTGGGTTTAAAAGGGCGATTAAGAGATTTTTATGGTTTCTATAATACCTTCGATCCGGCCTTTACCTGGTGGGTGCCCGAACCTTATAAAGCGGTAAATAATGCCTTACAGGCCTATGCCGATCAGGCTTTAGCCAAAGGCAAGGTAAACACCACTCAAAAGCCGGATGCCAGCGGTATAAAAGGTGTGCCTATCGGCCGGGAGGATTTAATCCGCCAGTTGCGTACAGAAATGATCCCGTACACGCCCGAAGAACTCATCGCGTTAGCCAACAAAGAATTTGCCTGGTGCGATAAGGAAATGTTAAAGGCATCGCAGGAAATGGGTTTTGGCAACGACTGGAAAAAGGCACTTGAAAAAGTGAAGAACAGCTATGTGCCGGTGGGCCATCAGCCCGAATTAATTGTGAAATTATATAATGATGCCTTGAGCTTCATTAAACAACGCGACCTGATCACCATACCACCACTTGCCGAAGAAACCTGGGGCATGGTAATGATGTCGCCCGAGCGGCAGTTGGTTAACCCGTTTTTTACCGGCGGCAAGGAGATCAGCATTTCGTACCCAACCAACACCATGGCGGCTGGCGATAAGTTGATGAGCATGCGCGGTAATAACCCTTATTTTTCGAGAGGGACGGTTCAGCACGAGCTTATCCCGGGCCATAACCTGCAATATTTTATGAATAGCAGGTACAAAGCCTACCGCCAGGATTTTTCGACCCCATTTGCCACCGAGGGTTGGGCGCTATATTGGGAGTTATTATTGTACGATAAAGGTTTTGCTCAAACGCCCGAAGAGCGCGTAGGCATGCTGTTTTGGCGCATGCACCGTTGCGCAAGGATCATCTTTTCGCTTAATTACCACTTAGGCAAATGGACGCCGCAACAATGCATCGACTTTTTGATAGATAGGGTGGGGCATGAAAAGGCGAATGCCGAAGGCGAGGTTAGGCGCTCGTTTGAAGGTGGTTATAGCCCGCTTTACCAGGTGGCTTATCTTACCGGTGGCCTGCAAATTATGTCGTTAAAGCGCGAGTTGGTGGATAGCGGTAAAATGAGCTATAAGCAGTTTCATGATGCGGTAATGAAGGAGAACCTGATTCCGATAGAGATGATCAGAGCAACGTTAACCAACCAGTCCTTAACACGCGATTTTAGCACGAGCTGGAAATTTTATGATTTCGGGAAATAG
- a CDS encoding metallophosphoesterase, with amino-acid sequence MRTRIPAIILLWLIIDIYFFKAIQTLGLNQNIGLFYWLFDALLTGAIVISAFARSRRFISWLMALMLLSFVPKLVGSVILLLEDITRLFRGFPPRSYAVSEFVMMIAFAFFGILLFGITRGRHYYKVRRETLFFDNLPEKFDGFTITQLSDIHSGSFSDAKGVQKGLDLVNAQQSDVILFTGDLVNNQASEMDPWIPAFSKLKAPYGKYSVLGNHDYGDYIQWESKHDQQANLKRLKEVHGEIGFKLLLNEHTPIRKENEAISLIGVENWGKGGFHKYGDLDKATAEVPDEGFKILMSHDPSHWDAVTLGHRHPIHLTLSGHTHGAQFGFELFGFKWSPIKYIYKQWAGLYEKSGLYLYVNRGFGFLGLKGRIGMWPEIAVITLKRK; translated from the coding sequence ATGAGAACACGTATTCCCGCCATTATTTTGTTATGGCTTATTATTGATATTTATTTTTTTAAAGCGATCCAAACGCTTGGGCTAAATCAAAATATAGGTTTGTTTTACTGGCTGTTTGATGCCTTGCTAACAGGCGCTATAGTAATCAGCGCCTTTGCCCGGAGCCGCAGATTTATTTCGTGGCTGATGGCTTTGATGCTGTTATCCTTTGTACCGAAACTTGTTGGCTCGGTAATATTGTTGCTTGAAGATATTACCCGGCTGTTTCGCGGTTTTCCGCCTCGTAGCTATGCTGTAAGTGAATTTGTGATGATGATAGCCTTTGCTTTTTTCGGCATATTGCTGTTCGGCATTACCCGCGGGCGGCATTACTATAAAGTACGCCGCGAAACTTTATTTTTTGACAATCTGCCCGAAAAGTTTGATGGGTTTACCATTACCCAATTATCAGATATCCACTCGGGCAGCTTTAGCGATGCCAAAGGTGTGCAAAAAGGCCTCGACCTGGTTAACGCCCAGCAAAGTGATGTGATATTGTTTACCGGCGACCTGGTAAATAACCAGGCCAGTGAAATGGACCCGTGGATCCCCGCTTTTTCGAAACTGAAAGCACCTTATGGCAAATATTCGGTTTTGGGTAACCACGATTACGGCGATTACATACAATGGGAAAGCAAGCATGATCAGCAGGCTAATCTTAAACGCCTGAAGGAAGTGCACGGGGAAATTGGATTTAAACTGTTATTGAACGAACATACCCCTATCCGTAAGGAAAACGAAGCCATCTCGCTCATCGGCGTTGAAAACTGGGGCAAGGGCGGATTCCACAAATATGGCGACCTGGACAAAGCCACAGCCGAAGTTCCGGATGAAGGATTTAAAATCCTGATGTCTCACGATCCGTCGCATTGGGACGCGGTTACCTTAGGCCATCGCCATCCTATCCATCTTACGCTATCCGGGCATACCCACGGCGCACAATTTGGATTTGAGCTGTTTGGTTTTAAATGGAGCCCCATCAAATACATTTATAAACAATGGGCCGGGCTGTATGAAAAAAGCGGGCTGTACCTGTATGTAAACCGGGGCTTCGGCTTTTTGGGTTTGAAAGGCCGGATAGGCATGTGGCCTGAAATTGCTGTAATTACCCTGAAAAGGAAGTGA
- a CDS encoding PAS domain-containing protein has protein sequence MGFSFMIKRGALRIVLLYLLVSLLWITFSDQLLFYIAANFSQSQFLWLSTAKGYAFVVITTLFLYYLIHSDNKKLEQGESQYRNMYEANPIPMWIYNEQLKIISVNDAAVANYGYTREEFMELSILDIRPPEDAEKVIESAKKMSYNQLNVSGNWRHIKKSGELLHVNISSHRIIFNNKPGILVMARNMTEVVTMQRKLEQANHELVEEKRKLKETQLISGVAGWEFYPDTQKLIWTDEVYEITGVARNDERPAFDIYIEHIFPEDRRLMLEGLQALISLGVPLDVTHRIRALSGETRFIRQLATIESGSMPLKLIGSMQDITKLKQLESERDDFRNRLETTLNSINDAYFALDKDMVIIGYNQAFKDLIGSSIPQMMGENIFTIIPKHRNRLYPSYQKALEDRVIVKTVDYSLVLDKWISLSAYPTEEGVAVYFSDVTEDKIKDARLKEALERYDLVAQATRDVIYDLDIVNDQIIYNTSLSKLVDIPYEDIQYNLGWWRSLICADDLPQVISSQHKISSEGKTNWSCEYRIKSGHNQFKYVMDQGYFIYNEQMKPVRLIGVIKDIDELKRSIQENKRQNELLKQVAWTGSHQIRKPVATMLGLMNLADIAEDKAEIIELLPMLQSCVQEMDDILLEINDKIDAVVDFEAKRY, from the coding sequence ATGGGTTTCTCTTTTATGATAAAGCGCGGCGCCCTGCGTATCGTGCTGCTTTATTTACTGGTTAGCTTATTGTGGATCACCTTTAGTGATCAGTTATTGTTTTATATAGCAGCCAATTTTTCCCAGTCGCAGTTTTTATGGTTAAGCACTGCAAAGGGTTACGCTTTTGTAGTGATTACTACACTATTTTTGTATTACCTTATCCACTCGGATAATAAAAAGCTTGAGCAGGGCGAATCGCAATACCGCAATATGTATGAGGCCAACCCCATACCCATGTGGATTTATAACGAGCAGTTGAAAATTATTTCGGTAAATGATGCTGCTGTTGCCAACTACGGTTACACGCGGGAAGAATTTATGGAGCTCAGTATCCTCGATATCCGCCCGCCCGAAGATGCCGAAAAGGTAATTGAGTCTGCAAAGAAAATGTCATACAACCAGCTTAATGTAAGCGGCAACTGGCGTCATATAAAAAAGAGCGGCGAACTGCTGCACGTTAACATTTCTTCGCACCGCATTATTTTTAATAATAAACCCGGTATTTTGGTGATGGCCCGCAACATGACGGAGGTTGTAACAATGCAACGAAAACTGGAGCAGGCCAACCATGAACTTGTTGAGGAAAAAAGAAAACTGAAAGAAACTCAATTGATATCGGGAGTTGCCGGATGGGAATTTTATCCTGATACACAAAAACTCATCTGGACCGACGAGGTTTACGAAATTACAGGCGTAGCCCGCAACGATGAGCGGCCCGCTTTTGATATTTATATCGAACATATTTTTCCTGAAGATCGCCGCTTAATGCTTGAGGGACTTCAGGCTTTAATAAGCCTTGGCGTACCGCTTGATGTAACCCACCGCATCAGGGCTTTGAGTGGCGAAACCCGTTTTATCCGCCAGCTTGCAACTATCGAATCGGGATCGATGCCGCTTAAGTTGATAGGTTCGATGCAGGATATAACTAAGCTGAAACAGTTGGAAAGTGAGCGGGATGATTTCAGAAACCGGTTAGAAACCACGCTTAACTCTATAAACGATGCCTATTTTGCCCTGGATAAGGATATGGTTATTATAGGTTATAACCAGGCATTTAAGGATCTGATAGGAAGCAGCATTCCGCAAATGATGGGCGAAAATATTTTTACCATCATCCCCAAACACCGCAATCGTTTATACCCTTCGTACCAAAAGGCCCTGGAAGACCGTGTAATTGTTAAAACTGTAGATTACTCGCTGGTGCTTGATAAATGGATTAGTTTATCGGCTTATCCTACCGAGGAAGGTGTGGCTGTTTATTTTTCGGACGTAACTGAAGACAAGATAAAGGATGCAAGGCTGAAAGAAGCACTGGAAAGATACGACCTGGTGGCCCAGGCCACACGCGACGTAATTTACGATCTGGATATTGTGAACGACCAGATCATTTATAACACCAGCCTTTCAAAACTGGTTGATATTCCTTACGAGGATATTCAATATAACCTGGGCTGGTGGCGCAGCCTGATTTGTGCTGATGATTTACCCCAGGTAATAAGCAGCCAACACAAAATAAGCAGTGAAGGAAAAACCAACTGGAGTTGCGAATACCGCATAAAAAGCGGTCATAACCAGTTTAAGTACGTGATGGATCAGGGGTATTTTATCTATAACGAGCAAATGAAGCCCGTAAGGCTTATTGGTGTTATAAAGGACATTGATGAGCTAAAGCGATCGATACAGGAAAATAAACGCCAGAACGAATTGTTGAAACAGGTAGCCTGGACGGGCTCGCACCAGATCAGGAAACCTGTAGCTACGATGCTTGGCCTGATGAACCTTGCCGATATAGCCGAAGACAAGGCGGAGATTATAGAACTTTTGCCAATGCTGCAATCGTGTGTACAGGAGATGGACGACATTCTTCTCGAAATTAATGATAAGATAGATGCCGTTGTTGATTTTGAAGCGAAGCGATACTAA
- a CDS encoding AraC family transcriptional regulator has protein sequence MKVLQFTIPVAHDKSVIAEKVSQPYFYPYLHRHKETQITWIQRGEGTLIAGNNMHDYTAGDIFVLGANLPHVFKSNPEYFVGDASKGVEAMTIFFNPEGTLAAMFDLPELKSNKIFMQQHQQGFKVPDDVNDKVAQLMISLKNAAGTDQLIQFLNLVKGLSNIKTKLDPLSSYGNLPGITENEGIRIGNIYNFIMQNYSEDITLEDVAKVAFMTPESFCRYFKKHTGHTFISFLNEIRINEACKKLISHKFESINTVAYKCGFKSITNFNRVFKCVIGNSPRGYLDAYNNNLINLNRAAS, from the coding sequence ATGAAAGTTTTACAGTTCACTATTCCCGTAGCGCACGATAAAAGCGTAATTGCCGAAAAGGTTTCGCAACCCTATTTTTATCCTTATCTGCACCGGCATAAAGAAACCCAGATCACCTGGATTCAGCGTGGCGAGGGTACTTTGATAGCCGGGAATAACATGCACGACTATACAGCCGGCGACATATTTGTTTTAGGAGCCAACCTGCCCCATGTATTTAAAAGCAACCCGGAATACTTTGTAGGCGACGCATCCAAAGGGGTGGAAGCGATGACAATTTTCTTTAACCCCGAAGGAACATTGGCTGCGATGTTCGATCTGCCCGAACTAAAATCGAACAAGATCTTTATGCAGCAGCACCAGCAGGGTTTTAAAGTACCGGATGATGTTAACGATAAGGTAGCCCAGCTGATGATCTCGCTTAAAAACGCAGCAGGTACCGATCAGCTGATCCAGTTTTTGAATTTGGTTAAAGGTTTAAGTAATATCAAAACAAAGCTTGATCCGCTTTCATCATACGGTAATCTGCCTGGCATTACCGAAAATGAAGGGATCAGGATAGGTAATATTTACAACTTTATTATGCAAAACTACAGCGAAGACATCACGCTGGAGGATGTGGCCAAAGTTGCTTTCATGACGCCCGAATCTTTTTGCCGGTATTTCAAAAAACATACTGGGCATACCTTTATTTCCTTCCTGAATGAGATCAGGATCAATGAGGCCTGCAAAAAACTCATTTCGCATAAATTTGAAAGTATCAATACCGTGGCTTATAAATGTGGGTTTAAAAGCATTACCAATTTTAACCGCGTATTTAAATGTGTTATCGGTAATTCGCCGAGGGGATACCTGGATGCGTATAATAACAACCTCATCAATTTGAACAGGGCAGCGAGTTAA
- a CDS encoding AraC family transcriptional regulator, with product MEFETKYITADIKLSEFKGNTFKTEVMFEHHILVWFISGETKIIQADGTYIFNAGDIFLIPRNQLATVINYPKDGLPHKAVAMHLTKQRLKDFYSRHKPAGRLQPLQKVYSFPKRPLLQSCLASLIPYFDLGKNLPAEIASIKIEEAISILRSIDKDVDGLLANFDEPGKINLTEFMERHFMFNMTLDRFGYLTGRSLATFRRDFKKAFNSTPQKWLTEKRLELAHYQIAEKKQKPVEVYIEAGFENLSHFSYAFKNHFGYSPNTLIGRQR from the coding sequence ATGGAGTTTGAAACAAAATATATCACCGCTGATATTAAATTATCCGAGTTTAAGGGCAATACCTTTAAAACCGAGGTAATGTTTGAGCATCACATCCTGGTTTGGTTCATTTCGGGCGAAACCAAAATTATCCAGGCCGATGGTACGTATATTTTCAATGCCGGCGATATTTTCCTTATTCCCCGTAACCAGCTGGCCACGGTTATCAATTACCCAAAGGATGGCTTGCCGCACAAGGCTGTAGCCATGCATCTCACCAAACAGCGGTTAAAGGATTTTTATTCGCGGCATAAGCCCGCGGGCCGTTTACAGCCTCTGCAAAAGGTTTACAGTTTTCCAAAACGTCCCTTATTGCAAAGCTGCCTTGCCTCGCTTATTCCATATTTCGATCTGGGCAAAAACCTGCCGGCCGAAATAGCATCCATTAAAATTGAAGAAGCCATCAGCATATTAAGATCAATTGATAAGGATGTTGACGGTTTGCTGGCTAATTTTGATGAGCCGGGCAAAATTAACCTTACCGAATTTATGGAGCGGCACTTTATGTTTAATATGACGCTTGATAGGTTTGGCTACCTAACCGGGCGCAGCCTGGCCACTTTCAGGCGCGATTTTAAAAAGGCTTTTAACAGCACTCCGCAAAAATGGCTTACCGAAAAACGGCTCGAATTAGCCCACTATCAAATAGCCGAAAAAAAGCAGAAACCTGTAGAGGTATATATTGAAGCAGGCTTTGAAAATCTTTCTCATTTTTCGTACGCCTTTAAAAATCACTTCGGCTATTCGCCAAATACATTAATTGGCAGGCAGAGATAA
- a CDS encoding SDR family NAD(P)-dependent oxidoreductase, translating into MKLKDNYNGALQMSLNSGFGAASTTTDVINGIDLQGKIIIVTGGYAGIGLEAVKTFVNAGAKVTVPARDVKKAAANLDGLPNVTIAQMDLMDQESVIRFADEFLAVNNILHILVNNAGIMWVPLQYNNKGYESQLATNHLGHFVLTAKLWPALKKADGARVINVSSYGHQISPFNFDDPNFLVGAYETLQGYGRSKSANNLFSVELDHRAKDFGVRAYSLHPGSVLGTDLGRVAPMVLFQQMGTHDENGEIFPEVAAKLKNLEQGAATTVWCATSPLLNNVGGVYCENVDVAVLDNGDIEHNFADPATLYGVKPYSVDAGNATKLWSLSEEMTGILFPVN; encoded by the coding sequence ATGAAACTGAAAGATAATTACAACGGAGCACTGCAGATGTCTTTAAATTCGGGCTTTGGTGCTGCATCAACCACAACAGATGTTATAAACGGAATTGATTTACAGGGTAAAATAATTATAGTTACCGGTGGCTATGCCGGTATAGGCCTCGAAGCAGTAAAAACTTTTGTAAACGCAGGAGCCAAAGTTACCGTGCCGGCCCGCGACGTTAAAAAAGCAGCCGCAAACCTGGATGGATTACCCAATGTAACCATTGCCCAAATGGACCTGATGGATCAGGAATCGGTTATCAGGTTTGCAGATGAATTTTTGGCGGTTAACAATATCCTCCATATTTTGGTTAACAATGCCGGTATTATGTGGGTACCTTTACAATACAACAACAAAGGATATGAATCGCAGCTGGCAACCAATCACCTTGGGCATTTTGTATTAACAGCTAAACTTTGGCCGGCTTTAAAAAAGGCTGATGGCGCGAGGGTAATCAACGTTTCATCGTACGGGCACCAAATCTCACCGTTTAATTTTGACGATCCTAATTTTTTAGTAGGGGCGTACGAAACATTGCAAGGCTACGGCCGGTCAAAATCGGCCAATAATTTGTTTTCGGTTGAGCTTGACCACCGGGCTAAAGATTTCGGGGTAAGGGCTTATTCATTACATCCCGGTTCGGTACTGGGTACCGATCTGGGTAGGGTAGCCCCGATGGTTTTGTTTCAGCAAATGGGTACGCACGATGAAAACGGCGAAATTTTCCCGGAAGTGGCAGCTAAACTTAAAAACCTTGAGCAAGGCGCAGCTACTACTGTTTGGTGCGCTACCAGCCCGCTGTTAAACAACGTAGGTGGAGTATATTGCGAAAACGTCGATGTAGCTGTGCTGGATAACGGAGATATCGAACATAACTTTGCTGATCCGGCAACCTTATATGGCGTAAAGCCCTACTCGGTGGATGCCGGGAATGCAACGAAACTCTGGAGTTTATCTGAAGAAATGACCGGAATCCTTTTCCCCGTAAATTAA
- a CDS encoding aldehyde dehydrogenase (NADP(+)) has product MANNFKEPSVDEINQVMQQAQTAFEAYQKTSVEEKSVFLETIANEIEALGEDLLQKASEETNLPLPRLAGERARTTGQLRMFAGMLREGSWVEATIDTALPDRTPLPKPDLRKMLVPLGPVVVFGASNFPFAYSTAGGDTASALAGGCSVVVKAHPAHAETSEMVYSAIKKAIAACNMPEHIFQHVHGTSFESGRALVQADDTAAVGFTGSTAGGLALLQYSSQRKKPIPVFSEMGSTNPVVFLPDTLNKNAAELAALYTGSITLGMGQFCTNPGLMLAVESESVHNFINLLGDGIEGVKPAKMLHAGIHAAYQKKSAAALEQVGVTEINRSATEASDIEASPVVATVSGEAFLQNPLLHEEVFGPYSLMVICHDEAELIKVLKSVSGQLTTTVMGTDNDFANHAALLQLLPSIAGRVLFNGVPTGVEVCASMVHGGPFPATTDSRFTAVGINSVKRWVRPVCFQNCPDNLLPLALQQGNPLGIWRLFDGDWKK; this is encoded by the coding sequence ATGGCTAACAACTTTAAAGAACCAAGCGTTGACGAAATAAACCAGGTAATGCAGCAGGCGCAAACCGCGTTTGAGGCTTATCAGAAAACAAGTGTTGAAGAAAAAAGCGTTTTTTTAGAAACCATTGCTAATGAGATTGAGGCTTTGGGCGAAGATTTATTGCAAAAAGCATCCGAAGAAACCAACCTACCGCTACCCCGTCTTGCTGGCGAACGCGCCCGTACCACTGGGCAGTTGCGTATGTTTGCGGGTATGCTACGCGAGGGCAGTTGGGTTGAAGCCACTATCGATACCGCTTTACCTGATAGAACGCCTTTGCCAAAACCGGATCTGCGTAAAATGCTGGTGCCGCTTGGCCCGGTAGTTGTTTTTGGGGCAAGTAATTTTCCGTTTGCTTATTCAACAGCGGGCGGCGATACTGCAAGTGCTTTGGCCGGAGGCTGTTCGGTAGTGGTAAAAGCGCATCCGGCGCATGCCGAAACTTCGGAGATGGTTTACAGTGCTATCAAAAAGGCAATTGCCGCCTGCAATATGCCCGAACATATTTTTCAACATGTGCACGGCACCTCATTTGAAAGCGGCAGGGCTTTGGTTCAGGCCGATGATACCGCTGCTGTAGGCTTTACCGGTTCTACGGCCGGCGGTTTGGCGCTTTTGCAATATTCATCGCAACGCAAAAAACCGATTCCCGTATTTTCGGAAATGGGTAGTACAAACCCGGTTGTATTTTTGCCGGATACACTAAATAAAAATGCCGCCGAGCTGGCTGCATTATACACCGGATCAATAACACTGGGTATGGGGCAGTTTTGCACCAACCCGGGTTTAATGCTGGCTGTAGAAAGCGAGAGCGTACATAATTTTATTAATTTATTGGGTGACGGAATTGAAGGTGTTAAACCGGCTAAAATGCTGCACGCCGGCATCCACGCTGCCTACCAAAAAAAGAGTGCTGCCGCGCTTGAACAGGTTGGTGTAACCGAAATTAACCGGTCGGCAACAGAAGCATCGGATATTGAAGCCAGTCCGGTTGTTGCAACGGTTAGCGGCGAAGCCTTTTTACAAAATCCCTTGCTGCACGAAGAGGTTTTCGGCCCTTATTCATTAATGGTTATCTGCCACGATGAAGCCGAATTGATTAAAGTGCTAAAATCCGTATCGGGCCAGCTTACTACCACGGTAATGGGTACTGATAATGATTTTGCAAACCACGCCGCATTGTTACAATTGTTACCATCAATTGCCGGCAGGGTATTATTTAACGGCGTACCAACGGGCGTTGAGGTTTGCGCCAGCATGGTACATGGCGGTCCGTTTCCGGCCACTACTGATAGCCGCTTTACAGCCGTAGGTATTAACTCGGTAAAAAGATGGGTACGCCCGGTGTGTTTCCAAAATTGCCCGGATAATTTGTTGCCGCTGGCCTTGCAACAAGGCAACCCGCTGGGAATATGGCGTTTGTTTGATGGCGATTGGAAGAAATAG